From a single Lentisphaera profundi genomic region:
- a CDS encoding type II secretion system protein, with product MKKFTLIELLVVVAIIGILASLLLPTLGKARKTSRQAVCVSNLRQLYTVTMNYALDNNDYAPSHTGGAGSAYWDQTLIKNAYMQGMPGNTMPSALQECPESRPITSKWDSTIGMNKYFPQGNDIPKISGSQLNKTWLLMDSSWGDHLVYGLTNTSKMFAADNRDSIARHQGKANVTFSDGHTQAEGGSYLLTKSDRNDIFWYPGGK from the coding sequence ATGAAAAAATTTACGTTGATCGAACTATTAGTCGTAGTCGCCATTATAGGTATTTTAGCGAGTCTTTTATTGCCCACGCTAGGCAAAGCTAGAAAAACGTCTCGGCAAGCTGTCTGCGTCAGCAATCTTAGACAACTTTATACTGTTACTATGAATTACGCTTTGGATAATAATGATTATGCTCCTTCTCATACTGGTGGAGCAGGCTCCGCCTATTGGGATCAAACCTTAATCAAGAATGCTTATATGCAGGGTATGCCTGGCAATACCATGCCCTCGGCATTACAAGAATGCCCTGAATCCCGACCTATAACTAGTAAATGGGATTCGACTATAGGAATGAATAAATACTTTCCTCAAGGAAATGACATCCCAAAAATATCTGGTTCGCAATTAAATAAAACTTGGTTACTCATGGACTCTTCTTGGGGTGACCACCTCGTATATGGTTTAACTAATACGTCGAAGATGTTTGCCGCGGATAACAGGGATAGTATCGCTAGACATCAAGGTAAGGCCAACGTCACTTTCAGCGATGGTCATACCCAAGCGGAAGGAGGTAGTTATCTACTTACTAAATCAGATCGAAATGATATTTTCTGGTATCCTGGTGGCAAGTAA